A single region of the Mycobacterium lentiflavum genome encodes:
- a CDS encoding DUF3349 domain-containing protein translates to MSEHHSHKHANFLKSVIRWLDVGYPQGVPGPDQVALFALLRSTPLTQEQLEEVAHNIAAKESQPGADGVVSRAEIVEFIEKTTHTDPGKDDIQRVASTLAAAGWPLAGISVHPDDEHGKAAEEIACRRDDVAEGASQG, encoded by the coding sequence GTGTCGGAACATCACTCTCACAAGCACGCGAATTTCCTCAAGTCAGTGATCCGCTGGCTCGACGTCGGCTACCCGCAAGGCGTTCCCGGCCCTGACCAGGTGGCGTTGTTCGCCCTGCTGCGGAGCACCCCCCTGACCCAGGAGCAACTCGAAGAGGTTGCTCATAACATCGCCGCGAAGGAATCGCAGCCCGGAGCTGACGGCGTCGTCAGCCGCGCGGAGATCGTCGAGTTCATCGAGAAGACGACTCACACCGACCCCGGCAAAGACGACATTCAGCGCGTGGCCTCGACGCTGGCCGCCGCTGGCTGGCCGCTGGCCGGGATCAGCGTGCACCCGGATGACGAGCATGGCAAAGCGGCCGAAGAGATCGCGTGCCGCCGCGACGACGTAGCCGAGGGCGCCTCACAGGGTTGA